One genomic segment of Sander lucioperca isolate FBNREF2018 chromosome 10, SLUC_FBN_1.2, whole genome shotgun sequence includes these proteins:
- the pkdc gene encoding uncharacterized protein pkdc produces the protein MKQEHQDLILQACGASSLRVGAKIQTLWSGYGEIVRLHLEGCERPSVVVKHVKFPEEAEHPGGWNTDRSHTRKVRSYQVETHWYQNYSTNQSCRAPACLAACSYGDEMLIVLEDLDVAGYDQRRASVKDREIKACLSWLAHFHALFLGVAPEGLWPVGTYWHLETRPDELEAMDHAELKAAAGDIDKILNECRFKTVVHGDAKLANFCFSQSGRDVAAVDFQYVGGGCGMKDVVYFLGSCMEERECEKRVPGLLDYYFTELNQSVKKDVDFAALEKEWREMFAFAWTDFHRFLLGWMPGHWKINRYSKQLTKEVLRKLKL, from the exons ATGAAACAGGAGCACCAGGATCTCATCCTTCAGGCGTGCGGTGCTTCGTCCCTGCGCGTTGGTGCAAAGATCCAGACACTGTGGAGTGGTTATGGGGAGATAGTTAGGCTGCACCTGGAGGGCTGCGAGCGGCCATCAGTGGTCGTCAAACATGTCAAGTTTCCAGAGGAGGCCGAGCATCCCGGAGGCTGGAACACAGATCGCTCCCACACACGTAAAGTGAGATCCTACCAGGTGGAGACACACTGGTACCAGAACTAttccaccaatcagagctgCCGGGCCCCCGCCTGTCTGGCCGCCTGTTCCTATGGAGACGAGATGCTGATCGTGCTGGAGGATCTGGATGTGGCTGGTTATGATCAGAGAAG GGCCAGCGTGAAGGACCGAGAAATAAAGGCTTGTCTCAGCTGGCTTGCCCACTTCCACGCTCTCTTCCTGGGTGTGGCACCAGAGGGCCTGTGGCCTGTCGGCACCTACTGGCACCTGGAGACCCGGCCAGACGAGCTGGAGGCCATGGACCACGCCGAGCTCAAAGCAGCGGCCGGTGACATTGACAAGATACTCAACGAATGTCGCTTTAAGACCGTCGTTCACGGAGACGCCAAGTTAGCCAACTTCTGTTTTTCCCAGAGTGGACGGGATGTGGCAGCCGTAGACTTCCAGTATGTTGGAGGGGGCTGTGGGATGAAAGATGTTGTGTATTTTTTAGGAAGCTGCATGGAGGAGAGGGAGTGTGAAAAGAGGGTACCAGGCCTGCTGGACTACTATTTCACAGAATTAAATCAATCTGTGAAAAAAGATGTGGACTTTGCTGCCCTGGAGAAAGAGTGGAGGGAGATGTTTGCATTTGCCTGGACAGATTTTCATCGCTTTCTGCTGGGATGGATGCCTGGGCACTGGAAGATCAACCGGTACAGTAAACAGTTGACCAAGGAGGTTCTCCGCAAACTGAAACTGTAA
- the ankmy2a gene encoding ankyrin repeat and MYND domain-containing protein 2a isoform X1, with protein MSAPKKGDLSPSEKELFEVITAGNVQEASRLLGCKDVRVNCLDEYGMTPLMHAAYKGKADMCKLLLQHGADVNCNEHEHGYTALMFAGLSGKTDITWMMLDAGAETDVVNSVGRTASQMAAFVGQHDCVTVINNFFSRARLDYYTKPQGLEKEPKLPPKLAGPLHKVIMSTNLNPVKMVMLVKENPLLAEVEALEKCRRVMELICEKCIKQQDMNEVLAMKMHYISCVLGKCASFLKDREDKLDGLIKSLLKGRDSDGFPVYQEKFLRECIRKFPYCDATLLQQLVRSIAPVEIGNDPTALSVLTQAITGQVGFMDAEFCASCGEKGAEKRCSVCKMVIYCDQACQKMQWFTHKRVCKKLQEQREKQEAESAKLRMQQSQEESEAVQEATDSMQELSVETDSEAAPSETSNPSSILAADN; from the exons ATGTCTGCTCCTAAGAAGGGAGACTTGTCTCCAAGCGAGAAGGAGTTGTTTGAGGTTATTACTGCAG GAAATGTTCAAGAGGCCTCGAGGCTGCTGGGCTGTAAGGATGTTCGAGTCAACTGCTTGGATGAG TATGGGATGACTCCTCTCATGCACGCTGCTTACAAAGGAAAAGCAGACATGTGCaagttgctgctgcaacacGGCGCGGACGTGAATTGCAATGAACATGAGCACGGATACACAGCGCTGATGTTTGCTGGCCTGTCAG GTAAGACTGATATCACGTGGATGATGTTGGACGCCGGAGCGGAAACCGACGTGGTTAACTCCGTTGGAAGGACCGCCTCACAGATGGCTGCCTTTGTCG GGCAGCACGACTGTGTCACCGTGATCAACAACTTCTTCTCCCGTGCCAGACTGGATTACTACACCAAGCCCCAGGGTTTGGAGAAGGAACCCAAGCTGCCGCCCAAACTGGCCGGACCCCTCCACAAGGTCATCATGAGCACCAACCTGAACCCCGTCAAG ATGGTGATGCTGGTGAAGGAGAACCCGCTGTTGGCGGAGGTGGAGGCTCTTGAGAAATGCCGCCGGGTGATGGAGCTCATCTGTGAGAAGTGCATCAAGCAGCAGGACATGAACGAGGTGCTGGCCATGAAGATGCACTACATCAGCTGCGTGCTGGGAAAGTGTGCGTCCTTCCTCAAGGACCGCGAGGACAAGCTGGACGGCCTCATCAAGAG TTTGCTGAAGGGTCGGGACAGCGATGGCTTCCCCGTGTACCAGGAGAAGTTTCTCAGAGAGTGCATTCGCAAGTTCCCTTACTGTGATGCTACTctgctgcagcagctggtgCGGAGTATCGCCCCTGTGGAGATT GGCAACgaccccacagccctgtcagtgCTGACTCAGGCCATCACAGGTCAGGTCGGCTTCATGGACGCAGAGTTTTGTGCCTCCTGTGGAGAGAAGGGAGCCGAGAAGAGGTGCTCCGTCTGTAAAATG GTGATCTACTGTGACCAGGCCTGCCAAAAGATGCAGTGGTTCACCCACAAGAGAGTTTGCAAGAAGCTCCAAGAGCAGAGAGAAAAGCAGGAGGCAGAATCAGCCAAACTGAGGATGCAGCAGAGCCAAG AGGAGAGTGAAGCCGTGCAGGAGGCCACAGACTCCATGCAGGAGCTCTCAGTGGAAACTGACAGTGAGGCCGCCCCCTCAGAAACCTCAAACCCCTCTTCCATCCTAGCTGCTGACAACTGA
- the ankmy2a gene encoding ankyrin repeat and MYND domain-containing protein 2a isoform X2, translating into MSAPKKGDLSPSEKELFEVITAGNVQEASRLLGCKDVRVNCLDEYGMTPLMHAAYKGKADMCKLLLQHGADVNCNEHEHGYTALMFAGLSGKTDITWMMLDAGAETDVVNSVGRTASQMAAFVGQHDCVTVINNFFSRARLDYYTKPQGLEKEPKLPPKLAGPLHKVIMSTNLNPVKMVMLVKENPLLAEVEALEKCRRVMELICEKCIKQQDMNEVLAMKMHYISCVLGKCASFLKDREDKLDGLIKSLLKGRDSDGFPVYQEKFLRECIRKFPYCDATLLQQLVRSIAPVEIGNDPTALSVLTQAITGQVGFMDAEFCASCGEKGAEKRCSVCKMVIYCDQACQKMQWFTHKRVCKKLQEQREKQEAESAKLRMQQSQESEAVQEATDSMQELSVETDSEAAPSETSNPSSILAADN; encoded by the exons ATGTCTGCTCCTAAGAAGGGAGACTTGTCTCCAAGCGAGAAGGAGTTGTTTGAGGTTATTACTGCAG GAAATGTTCAAGAGGCCTCGAGGCTGCTGGGCTGTAAGGATGTTCGAGTCAACTGCTTGGATGAG TATGGGATGACTCCTCTCATGCACGCTGCTTACAAAGGAAAAGCAGACATGTGCaagttgctgctgcaacacGGCGCGGACGTGAATTGCAATGAACATGAGCACGGATACACAGCGCTGATGTTTGCTGGCCTGTCAG GTAAGACTGATATCACGTGGATGATGTTGGACGCCGGAGCGGAAACCGACGTGGTTAACTCCGTTGGAAGGACCGCCTCACAGATGGCTGCCTTTGTCG GGCAGCACGACTGTGTCACCGTGATCAACAACTTCTTCTCCCGTGCCAGACTGGATTACTACACCAAGCCCCAGGGTTTGGAGAAGGAACCCAAGCTGCCGCCCAAACTGGCCGGACCCCTCCACAAGGTCATCATGAGCACCAACCTGAACCCCGTCAAG ATGGTGATGCTGGTGAAGGAGAACCCGCTGTTGGCGGAGGTGGAGGCTCTTGAGAAATGCCGCCGGGTGATGGAGCTCATCTGTGAGAAGTGCATCAAGCAGCAGGACATGAACGAGGTGCTGGCCATGAAGATGCACTACATCAGCTGCGTGCTGGGAAAGTGTGCGTCCTTCCTCAAGGACCGCGAGGACAAGCTGGACGGCCTCATCAAGAG TTTGCTGAAGGGTCGGGACAGCGATGGCTTCCCCGTGTACCAGGAGAAGTTTCTCAGAGAGTGCATTCGCAAGTTCCCTTACTGTGATGCTACTctgctgcagcagctggtgCGGAGTATCGCCCCTGTGGAGATT GGCAACgaccccacagccctgtcagtgCTGACTCAGGCCATCACAGGTCAGGTCGGCTTCATGGACGCAGAGTTTTGTGCCTCCTGTGGAGAGAAGGGAGCCGAGAAGAGGTGCTCCGTCTGTAAAATG GTGATCTACTGTGACCAGGCCTGCCAAAAGATGCAGTGGTTCACCCACAAGAGAGTTTGCAAGAAGCTCCAAGAGCAGAGAGAAAAGCAGGAGGCAGAATCAGCCAAACTGAGGATGCAGCAGAGCCAAG AGAGTGAAGCCGTGCAGGAGGCCACAGACTCCATGCAGGAGCTCTCAGTGGAAACTGACAGTGAGGCCGCCCCCTCAGAAACCTCAAACCCCTCTTCCATCCTAGCTGCTGACAACTGA